The proteins below are encoded in one region of Paeniglutamicibacter cryotolerans:
- a CDS encoding TOTE conflict system archaeo-eukaryotic primase domain-containing protein: MTKPEASPTQPELPLGDERLLPDRELADLRAENARLRRLLQISGQEARAARDAQPALALHDTGPVTAASTPAAKVAFFHSLFRGRDDIYALRWENRRAGTAGWVPAVPGGWRKWMDRETANYLPLTPAAIEAHLMGSEHLGLYPLSTSDGCHFIAADFDGPPALLDALAYTKAARHLGIPAALEISQSGRGAHVWIFFAREVPAVLARKLASGLLTEAMNIRGSMSLASYDRLFPSQDQHSGKGLGNLIAAPLQGKRRQSGATLFLDTATLEPHPDQWAYLSLLDRLSPAELDRLIRQLPTPATGRKTRYRQPTATKIVPLPAALIHATLAARITVRATDLGPAMASALKHASSLPNPMFYEKQRQGRSTWDTPRFLTSYDETLEGDLVLPRGVLPMLKQLIESAGSTLHIKDQRHHGTPQELEFTGTLRGGQREAVEHALARDSSLLVAAPGSGKTVMALAVAAARKTSTLILVDRKALADQWRAQILLLLGRKAGQLGGGRAKLRGVIDVALLPTLARRKDVAELCAGYGQIIVDECHHIPAAAFTHVLNAIPATYWLGLTATPYRRDGLEELIYHQLGTATHEYTGPVAGQLPEDEHGATAPELELILHETTFRYTGDADPSEPGGLHRIYRDLIDDAERRKQIIDDVLLAHAAGAKSLVLSTWKRHLDLLALDLAARGIEPILLTGSLKGSERTAAVAAINAAAPGDAIVVLGTGSLIGEGFDAPALDTLFLAAPISFKGRLVQYVGRVTRSHPGKESAVVHDYHDVQTPVLASSWSKRRTGYTDLGFTVPKT; encoded by the coding sequence GTGACCAAGCCAGAGGCCTCTCCCACGCAGCCGGAACTGCCACTGGGTGATGAGCGCCTGCTTCCAGACCGGGAGCTGGCCGATCTTCGCGCTGAAAATGCCCGCTTGCGCCGGCTTCTGCAGATCAGCGGCCAGGAGGCCCGTGCGGCCCGCGATGCCCAGCCCGCCCTCGCACTGCACGACACCGGCCCGGTCACCGCCGCATCGACACCCGCGGCGAAGGTCGCCTTCTTCCATTCGCTCTTCCGGGGCAGGGACGACATATACGCCCTGCGCTGGGAAAACCGCCGGGCTGGCACTGCCGGCTGGGTTCCTGCAGTGCCAGGAGGCTGGCGCAAATGGATGGACCGTGAAACGGCAAACTACCTGCCGCTGACTCCGGCGGCCATCGAGGCCCACCTGATGGGCTCGGAGCACCTCGGACTCTACCCGCTGAGCACATCCGATGGCTGTCATTTCATTGCAGCCGACTTCGACGGGCCACCGGCGTTGCTCGATGCGCTTGCCTATACGAAGGCAGCCCGCCACCTGGGAATCCCGGCGGCGCTGGAAATCTCCCAATCGGGACGTGGCGCCCATGTCTGGATCTTCTTCGCCCGGGAGGTTCCGGCCGTACTGGCCCGCAAACTCGCCAGCGGGCTGCTCACGGAGGCCATGAACATCCGTGGTTCCATGTCGCTGGCTTCATATGACCGGCTCTTCCCCTCCCAGGACCAGCATTCGGGCAAGGGCCTGGGCAACTTGATCGCCGCACCACTGCAGGGGAAACGTCGCCAAAGCGGCGCCACCCTGTTCCTGGACACCGCCACCCTGGAACCGCATCCGGACCAGTGGGCCTATCTTTCCCTGCTGGATCGGCTCAGCCCCGCGGAACTCGACCGCCTGATCCGACAGCTGCCCACCCCGGCCACCGGGCGCAAAACCCGGTACCGCCAGCCCACGGCCACCAAGATCGTCCCGCTGCCCGCCGCATTGATCCACGCGACGCTGGCCGCGCGCATCACGGTGCGGGCCACCGACCTGGGCCCTGCCATGGCCAGTGCGCTCAAGCATGCGTCCTCGCTGCCCAACCCGATGTTCTACGAAAAGCAACGCCAGGGCCGCTCCACTTGGGACACCCCACGCTTCCTCACCAGCTACGACGAAACACTCGAGGGCGATTTGGTGCTGCCCCGCGGTGTCCTGCCGATGCTCAAACAGCTCATCGAAAGTGCCGGGAGCACGTTGCACATCAAGGACCAGCGCCACCACGGCACACCACAGGAACTCGAATTCACCGGCACCCTGCGCGGAGGCCAACGCGAGGCTGTCGAGCACGCCCTGGCCCGGGACAGCTCGCTGCTCGTTGCTGCACCGGGCTCGGGCAAGACGGTGATGGCACTCGCTGTTGCGGCGGCGCGGAAAACAAGCACGCTGATCCTGGTGGACCGCAAGGCCCTAGCCGATCAATGGCGGGCGCAGATCCTGTTACTGCTGGGCCGCAAGGCCGGACAACTGGGCGGCGGCAGGGCCAAGCTGCGCGGCGTCATCGACGTGGCTTTGCTACCCACGCTCGCCCGGCGCAAGGACGTCGCCGAGCTCTGCGCCGGCTACGGCCAGATCATCGTCGACGAGTGCCATCACATCCCGGCCGCCGCATTCACCCACGTCTTGAACGCCATCCCGGCCACCTACTGGCTGGGGCTCACTGCCACGCCCTACCGCCGCGACGGGTTGGAGGAGCTGATCTACCACCAGTTGGGTACGGCGACCCATGAATACACCGGTCCCGTGGCGGGTCAACTTCCGGAGGATGAGCATGGCGCCACGGCCCCGGAGCTCGAACTCATCCTCCACGAAACCACATTCCGCTACACCGGGGACGCCGATCCATCCGAACCCGGCGGGCTGCACCGGATCTACCGCGACCTGATCGATGATGCCGAGCGCCGCAAACAAATCATCGACGACGTTCTCCTGGCCCACGCTGCGGGCGCCAAGTCACTGGTCCTTTCCACCTGGAAACGGCATTTGGACTTGCTCGCTCTCGATCTGGCGGCCCGCGGCATCGAACCGATCCTACTGACCGGTTCGCTGAAGGGATCCGAGCGTACGGCCGCAGTCGCAGCCATCAACGCGGCCGCACCAGGGGATGCCATCGTCGTACTGGGCACCGGCTCGCTGATCGGTGAGGGATTCGACGCACCGGCGCTGGATACGCTTTTCCTTGCCGCGCCAATTTCCTTCAAGGGCCGCCTAGTCCAATATGTAGGCCGGGTGACACGGTCCCACCCGGGCAAGGAAAGCGCGGTCGTGCACGACTATCACGACGTTCAAACTCCGGTGCTGGCATCCTCGTGGTCCAAGCGCCGCACGGGCTATACAGATCTGGGTTTCACGGTGCCGAAGACCTAA
- a CDS encoding cold-shock protein, whose translation MATGTVKWFNAEKGFGFIEPDDGSADVFAHFSAIASSGYRSLDENQKVEFDTAQGPKGPQAENIRPL comes from the coding sequence TTGGCTACAGGCACTGTCAAATGGTTCAACGCTGAAAAGGGCTTCGGATTCATCGAGCCCGACGATGGATCGGCAGACGTGTTCGCACACTTCTCCGCCATCGCTAGCAGCGGTTACCGCTCGCTGGACGAGAACCAGAAGGTTGAATTCGACACCGCTCAGGGTCCCAAGGGTCCCCAGGCAGAGAACATTCGCCCGCTCTAA